A stretch of DNA from Fusobacterium mortiferum ATCC 9817:
TTTACTAGGAGCAAAGTTAGAAAAACTCTCCATACAAAGATTTCCATTTCCTATCATCCCAATATGATTATTATGATTCATTCTATTAGCCCTATCTTTAAAGAAAATATATGGCATACCTGTTTCAATCTGTACTTTCATTATCTCTTTAAATAGCTCTCTAGCTCTGATTCTTTTCTTTAGAGTAAGAGTTTCATCATTTTCTATCTGTAGATATATCTTTTCAAACTCTACACCATAGAGTTCACAAAGCTCGAGATTATACTTCATTCTAATCTCATATGGGTCAACTAAAGTCCACATCTCATCTTTTTCTACTCTTTTCATAAAGATATCAGATACCACTACTTGAGGATAGATATCATAAGCTTTTGTTCTTTGGTCTCCATTTTCTGTCTGTAACTCTAAAAACTTTTCAATGTCTAAGTGCCAAGTATCAAGTGCTACTGTAACAGCTCCAGCACGCCTTCCCTGTTGGTTTACAGCTACAGCTGTATCATTTATTATTCTTATCCAAGGAACAACTCCTCCACTGGCATTATAATATCCATTTACCATAGAGTTTTTAGCTCTGATACGAGAGATATTTACTCCGACTCCTCCACCATTTTTGCTAATCTTTGCTATTGTATCTATGTTATAGAAGATAGACTCTATATTATCATCAATAGCTGTAATAAAACAAGATGAAAGATTTCCTTTAGGAATTCTTAAATTTGCAAGGATAGGTGTAGCTAAAGAGATTTTTTTAAGAGATAGGGCATCGTAGAATTTTTTTGCTATCTCTACTCTATTTTTCTCATTTATAGCTAAAAGCATAGCTATACACATAAAAACCTCTTGAGGTAATTCATAGGTATTTCCAAGATATTTTATAAGATATCTATTAACCAACATATTAGCCCCAGCATAATCATACATCATATCTCTATCAGGAGCAATATATTTTCCTAACTCTTCAATCTCTTTATCACTATAATCTCCAAGTCTAGAGTCATATATTTTTTTATCTACTAGTTCTCTCACTGTTTGTAAAAACTTTCCATAAGAGAAGCCTCTTTTATGAAAAACTTCTCTCTCTGTTTCCATCATAAGAAGTCTTCCAGCTACATATGTCCAATCTGACTCTTCAAAACTTACCATAGCAACAGCCTGTGTTATAAGGGTTTCTTGAATTTTTTTTGTAGTGATTCCCTCTTGATAGATAGCATCTATATGACTTTCTAATTCTATCATATTCACTTCTAAATTATCACAAGCTTTGATTAATTTCTCTCTTATTTTTTTTATATCTAATTCTTCTTTTATTCCAGCTCTATTTACTACCCACTTCATTATAGAACCTCTAAAAATTGTTCCATAGTATAAATTTTATCCTCTTTTTCTACTACAGGGGCAGACATTATTCTAGCTTTGCTTGCTACCATCATAAGAGTTTTTAAATCTTCTATATATTCATAAGCTACTTTTTTTTCATCTAATATATTTTTTAAACTTTGACATCTTCCACAATTAGTTTTTCCATAAATTTTAATCATAAGTTTTCCTCCTAATACAATATATATTAATTTACTTTCTTAAAATATACTACATATAGTATTATTACATAAAAAATAGATTTTTTCAAGCATTTTTTATTAAAAAAGTCTAGTATAGAATAGAGGCTCTAAAATATCTCTAAAAATGATTTTAGAATATTCTTTGATATTTTATTATGGCTATTTTAAATAGGTCTATGAGCTTATAAAATAGTGAAATAAAAGAGGGCTTCAAACCCTCTAAAATTAATTATTATAACAGTTGTTATTTTACAATAAAAACTAAAAGTAACTAAATTATGTCAACTTTTTATAAAAATAAAACTATTTCTCATTTAGATATCTCTCTAAAACTTTATTCCACATACCATTCTCTTTCATAAGTTTTTCAAATATCTCTCTAACTGCTCCTCTTCCTCCATTTTTGCTAGCTATGTAATCAACTCTTTCTAAGACTTCAGAAACTGCATCTTTTGGGCAGGCAGAAAATCCAACTTTACTCATTACTCCTAAATCGTTGATATCATCTCCAATGTATGCTACTTCATCTAGTGAAAGAGAGTACTTAACTAGAAGTTTATTTAACTCTACAACTTTGTTACTAACTCCTTGAGCTAACTCTTGGATACCTAATTCCTCTTTTCTTCTTCTTACTATTTCAGAAGTTTTTCCAGTAATAATAGCAACTAATCCTCCTAATTTTATCCACTGAGCTATTGCAAATCCATCTTTTACATCAAAAGCTTTAAGACAGTTATCTTTATCATCCATATATAATCTACCATCAGTTAAAGTTCCATCTACATCTAATACTATTAATTTTATCATAATTTTCCTCCTTAAGTCTTTGTAAGAAAAAAGGGTATCCTTTCGGATACCCTTGAAGTACAAATTAAAGTGCGTTTACTTTAGCTGCTAATCTAGCTTTCTTTCTAGATGCTGTATTTTTCTTGATGATTCCTTTAGTAACTGCTTTGTCTAACTCTTTGTAAGCTACTGATAAAGCTGCGTTAGCTGCCTCTACTTCTTTAACCTCTACAGCTGCTAAAACTTTTTTAACCATAGTTTTAACTCTAGATTTTACTGCTTGATTTCTCTCTCTGTTTCTTTCTGCTATTAATACTCTCTTTTTAGCTGATCTTGAATGTGCCAAATTAAAAACCTCCTAAGTTTTAAAAAACAAATTTTTTATTTTTTCCATAAGATGATAACATAATTTAAACAAAATGTCAATTAGAAAATTGACAGAAGTTCTTTTTAATTTGTTTAAGTTAAGCTACAAAAGAGACACCTTTTCTTGTACAATGGACCAACATTATTATAGCATATTTGTTAGAAAAAATAAAGAAATTTTTTTAAAATATCTCTTTAGTTCAAGCTTGCTATTTTTTAAAAAAAGAGGTATTATATAATATCGAAAATTGTAATTTTTTATGAAAGGATAATTATGGATATAAAGGAGAAAATCTCTTTAGAAGCTAGAGAAATTATGTGTGAAGAGATAAAAAAAGCTCAAGGAAATGAAGTTTTTTTTAGAGGTATTCCAGATGAAAACGGAGTAGTTACACAGGTACAGGTTCTAGCTAGAGGAAATGAGTATTCAGTTCCAGCTATTTTAAAAGCTATGAGAAAGGGAGAGGTAATAATTCACAACCACCCTTCAGGGATATTATACCCTTCTGATGCTGATGTAGAAGTCGCTTCTATCTATTCCAATAGAATGGATGGAGCTTCATATATAGTCAATAATGATTTGACTGATATATGGATAATAGTGGAACTTTTTAAAGATGAGAATATAAAAATAGATATAGCCCCATATTTTGAAAAGACAGGATTATTATCACAAGCTTTTAAAGGTTTTGAATATAGAGATGAACAACTTCATATGGCAACTCATATAGAAAAAGGATTGAATAGTGAAACTCCTGTAATAGTAGAAGCAGGGACAGGAACAGGAAAAACATTAGCTTATCTTATTCCAAGTATTGAGTGGGCAATAAAAAATAAGAAAAGAGTTGTAATCTCTACTAATACTATAAATTTACAGGAGCAACTTTTAAATAAAGATATTCCAATAGCAAAAAGAGTTATACAGGGAGATTTTAAATATAT
This window harbors:
- a CDS encoding ribonucleoside-diphosphate reductase subunit alpha, translated to MKWVVNRAGIKEELDIKKIREKLIKACDNLEVNMIELESHIDAIYQEGITTKKIQETLITQAVAMVSFEESDWTYVAGRLLMMETEREVFHKRGFSYGKFLQTVRELVDKKIYDSRLGDYSDKEIEELGKYIAPDRDMMYDYAGANMLVNRYLIKYLGNTYELPQEVFMCIAMLLAINEKNRVEIAKKFYDALSLKKISLATPILANLRIPKGNLSSCFITAIDDNIESIFYNIDTIAKISKNGGGVGVNISRIRAKNSMVNGYYNASGGVVPWIRIINDTAVAVNQQGRRAGAVTVALDTWHLDIEKFLELQTENGDQRTKAYDIYPQVVVSDIFMKRVEKDEMWTLVDPYEIRMKYNLELCELYGVEFEKIYLQIENDETLTLKKRIRARELFKEIMKVQIETGMPYIFFKDRANRMNHNNHIGMIGNGNLCMESFSNFAPSKNYTEEENNGSGVRKVDLGMVHTCNLVSMNLAEIERDELEDITGIAVRILDNTIDLTETPILESDRHNSNYRTIGVGTMGLADFMAKEFMIYEESLDEIDRLYEEIALYTVKASALLAKERGAYPYFKNSMWDRGVFFQKDRVWYEENSQFADKWNEVFNLVKEYGLRNGELSAVAPNTSTSLLMGATASVNPTFSRFFIEKNQKGAVPRVVKYLKDRAWFYPEFKNVDAQTYVKMMSRIGKWITQGVSMELLFDLNKNIRAKDIYDTFLTAWKEGCKSVYYIRTIQKNTNIAKDKEECESCSG
- a CDS encoding glutaredoxin family protein, producing the protein MIKIYGKTNCGRCQSLKNILDEKKVAYEYIEDLKTLMMVASKARIMSAPVVEKEDKIYTMEQFLEVL
- a CDS encoding KdsC family phosphatase, with product MIKLIVLDVDGTLTDGRLYMDDKDNCLKAFDVKDGFAIAQWIKLGGLVAIITGKTSEIVRRRKEELGIQELAQGVSNKVVELNKLLVKYSLSLDEVAYIGDDINDLGVMSKVGFSACPKDAVSEVLERVDYIASKNGGRGAVREIFEKLMKENGMWNKVLERYLNEK
- the rpsT gene encoding 30S ribosomal protein S20 produces the protein MAHSRSAKKRVLIAERNRERNQAVKSRVKTMVKKVLAAVEVKEVEAANAALSVAYKELDKAVTKGIIKKNTASRKKARLAAKVNAL